One stretch of Muribaculum intestinale DNA includes these proteins:
- the ispE gene encoding 4-(cytidine 5'-diphospho)-2-C-methyl-D-erythritol kinase, with amino-acid sequence MILFPNAKINLGLYITAKRPDGYHNLLTAFYPVGWRDILEIVPAKGSETTLTVTGRSVECAPEENLIMRAYRAVAERMPLPPVDIYLHKVIPDGAGLGGGSSDAAFTIFGLNNLFGLGMSTAQMAGIASEIGADCPFFIYDRPMVATGIGDVFTPCEVNLDGVPVLIVKPKVHVPTRDAYSRVTPRTPDIDLSALLSSPVEEWQGRLVNQFEDSVFPLHPEIAALKEELLDMGAAYASMSGSGSSVFGIFPGADSAKLSLVAAERFPELDFFVSTNHV; translated from the coding sequence ATGATACTTTTCCCCAACGCAAAGATTAATTTAGGCTTATATATTACTGCAAAGCGTCCCGACGGATACCACAACCTGCTTACTGCGTTCTATCCTGTAGGATGGCGCGACATACTTGAAATCGTGCCCGCAAAGGGTAGTGAGACTACTCTTACAGTCACAGGCCGAAGCGTGGAGTGCGCGCCGGAGGAAAATCTGATTATGCGCGCTTATCGTGCGGTTGCGGAGAGGATGCCGTTGCCGCCGGTCGACATATATCTGCATAAGGTGATTCCTGATGGTGCCGGGCTTGGCGGGGGCAGTTCCGACGCAGCGTTTACGATATTCGGGCTTAACAATCTTTTCGGTCTCGGTATGTCTACGGCGCAGATGGCCGGAATAGCATCGGAGATAGGTGCCGACTGTCCGTTTTTCATCTACGACCGGCCGATGGTGGCTACCGGTATCGGTGACGTGTTCACTCCGTGCGAGGTGAATCTCGACGGAGTGCCGGTGCTTATCGTAAAGCCAAAGGTGCATGTGCCTACACGCGATGCATATTCGCGTGTCACACCCCGCACTCCCGATATCGACCTCTCCGCGCTCCTGTCGTCACCTGTCGAAGAGTGGCAGGGACGGCTGGTCAATCAGTTTGAGGATAGTGTGTTCCCTCTTCATCCCGAGATTGCCGCTCTTAAGGAAGAGTTGCTTGACATGGGTGCGGCATACGCCTCGATGTCTGGCTCGGGGTCGTCGGTGTTCGGCATATTCCCCGGTGCTGACAGTGCCAAGTTGTCACTTGTGGCTGCAGAGAGATTCCCCGAGCTTGATTTCTTTGTATCGACCAACCACGTGTGA
- a CDS encoding nucleotide exchange factor GrpE — translation MDKNKNHDNVTEPQHVADNEISVNDIDNEFVEQQEAEAAKDIADEEMNKVDALQQELDQTRAQLEKEKKEYLFLMAEFDNFRKRTLKEKSELIKNGGENALKGLLPVVDDFERSLEAIKSSDDAASIREGVELIYNKFVKYLEQNGVKPIDSAPGVDFDTELHEAVTMFPAPDESQKGKVIDTVQKGYTLHDKVLRHAKVVVGQ, via the coding sequence ATGGACAAGAATAAGAATCACGACAATGTAACTGAACCTCAGCATGTAGCTGACAACGAAATCTCGGTCAATGATATTGATAATGAGTTTGTCGAGCAGCAGGAGGCCGAGGCCGCAAAGGATATTGCCGATGAGGAGATGAACAAGGTTGACGCTCTTCAGCAGGAGCTTGACCAGACTCGGGCGCAGCTTGAAAAGGAGAAGAAGGAGTATCTGTTCCTTATGGCAGAGTTTGACAACTTCCGCAAGCGCACACTCAAGGAGAAGAGCGAGCTGATAAAGAATGGCGGCGAAAATGCTCTGAAGGGTCTGCTTCCTGTAGTCGACGATTTCGAGCGCTCGCTTGAGGCCATTAAGTCGAGCGACGATGCAGCGTCGATACGCGAGGGCGTTGAGCTGATTTACAACAAGTTCGTAAAATATCTTGAACAGAACGGCGTAAAGCCCATAGATTCCGCACCTGGTGTCGATTTCGACACCGAACTGCATGAAGCGGTCACTATGTTCCCTGCTCCCGACGAGAGTCAGAAGGGCAAGGTGATTGACACTGTTCAGAAAGGTTATACACTTCACGACAAGGTGCTTCGCCACGCTAAGGTGGTGGTAGGCCAGTAA
- the dnaJ gene encoding molecular chaperone DnaJ has protein sequence MDNKRDYYEVLGVEKNATPEQLKKAYRKLALKYHPDKNPGDKAAEEKFKEAAEAYDVLSDPDKRAKYDQWGPSMGPTGFGGGGGGFHAGGMSMEDIFAHFGDIFGGGSYGGFGGFGSAAGGAPRRRRQPKGSDLRIKVKLTLSELATGVTKKLKIPRFVQCQHCNGTGAKDGTAFQTCQRCHGSGVIEHVQQTFLGPMQSTSTCPDCQGEGKTITQKCQYCNGEGIVRQEEVVEFTIPAGVSDGMTLQLKGKGNAARHGGVNGDLLVVIEEIPDPELIRDGNDVVYNLMLDIPTATLGGSVEVPTITGKARVKIPAGTQPGKVLRLRGKGLPSPEGYGSGDELINIMVYIPEELNDTERKAIESLQGQPNVQATDSIKKRIFSRLRHIFNPES, from the coding sequence ATGGACAATAAACGCGACTATTACGAAGTGCTCGGGGTTGAGAAAAACGCTACTCCCGAGCAGTTGAAGAAGGCTTACCGAAAGCTGGCCCTGAAATACCATCCCGATAAGAATCCCGGTGACAAAGCAGCCGAGGAGAAATTCAAGGAGGCAGCCGAGGCATACGATGTTCTTTCAGATCCCGACAAGCGAGCCAAATACGACCAGTGGGGGCCGTCCATGGGTCCGACCGGATTTGGTGGCGGGGGAGGTGGTTTCCACGCCGGCGGAATGTCGATGGAGGATATTTTCGCTCATTTCGGCGATATATTCGGCGGCGGAAGCTATGGCGGATTCGGTGGTTTCGGCTCTGCAGCGGGCGGCGCGCCGCGTCGTCGCCGTCAGCCTAAGGGTAGCGACCTCCGCATAAAGGTAAAACTTACTCTGAGCGAACTGGCCACAGGTGTGACAAAGAAACTGAAGATTCCTCGTTTCGTGCAGTGTCAGCATTGCAACGGCACAGGAGCCAAGGACGGCACTGCGTTCCAGACATGCCAGCGCTGTCATGGTTCGGGTGTCATTGAGCATGTGCAGCAGACATTCCTCGGTCCGATGCAGTCTACCTCGACATGTCCCGACTGTCAGGGTGAGGGGAAGACCATCACCCAGAAATGTCAGTATTGCAACGGCGAGGGCATCGTACGCCAGGAGGAAGTGGTGGAATTCACCATCCCTGCCGGTGTAAGCGACGGCATGACTCTCCAGCTTAAGGGGAAAGGAAATGCCGCCCGCCATGGCGGTGTCAACGGCGATTTGCTCGTGGTAATCGAGGAGATTCCCGACCCTGAACTGATACGCGACGGCAACGATGTTGTGTACAATCTTATGCTCGACATCCCTACCGCCACTCTCGGCGGCTCTGTCGAGGTGCCCACCATCACAGGCAAGGCCAGGGTAAAGATTCCCGCCGGAACGCAGCCGGGCAAGGTATTGCGTCTGCGCGGCAAGGGACTCCCTTCGCCTGAAGGATACGGCAGCGGCGACGAGCTAATCAACATAATGGTATATATACCCGAAGAGCTCAACGACACCGAGCGCAAGGCTATAGAGAGCCTCCAGGGGCAGCCCAACGTGCAGGCTACCGACTCGATAAAGAAGCGTATCTTCTCGCGTCTGCGCCATATCTTTAATCCAGAGAGCTGA
- the mutL gene encoding DNA mismatch repair endonuclease MutL, whose protein sequence is MEDIVKLLPDSVANQIAAGEVIQRPAAVVKELVENAVDAGATIIKINIKDAGRTLIQVIDNGCGMSPMDARMAFERHATSKIGNADDLFALHTMGFRGEALASICAVAEVELKTMRRSDQIGTRIVISGSKVELQEPAVTAPGSTMTVKRLFFNTPARRKFLKSDHVEMSNILREFERLALVNPSIELELSHNDVIVHQLLKSTFKQRIIDLFGKSLDRQLVPVVSDTSLVKINGFVSRPENARRRGALQYFMVNGRNMRHPYFHKAVMQCYEQLIPADEQPQYFISLEVAPETIDVNIHPTKNEIKFENEQPIWQILTATIREGLGKFNAVPSIDFDQTNAPEIPVFDPNANGAHGLDLDPDYNPFAGSIPPSGMTDAQGGTPLSATPSAADWEKLYADFTAPGNGADTHYRASSSGNGRVASKGFNSMRDFDMPSLQEGPDMKLHASAFNDLGASLPSSSNADKVASIFNSMRLEEASQPIDEVAAITALQIKGRYILTPSHDGVLVIDQHRAHVRILFDRYMELAAMQAFTSQRVMFPEVIDMSASDSAVLEEICDELATLGFDMAFLGGSSWSVNGLPSVIGDANPRSVVEQLIATASETGNGLGDDMRSRIALSMARSAAIRPGQTLTSSEIDHLLSDLFKLQSPAYTPDGKRVLASLTLDDIGAML, encoded by the coding sequence ATGGAAGATATAGTGAAGCTGCTGCCCGACTCGGTGGCAAACCAGATTGCGGCCGGAGAGGTAATCCAGAGGCCCGCCGCCGTGGTAAAGGAACTGGTGGAAAATGCCGTCGACGCCGGAGCGACAATAATCAAGATAAACATAAAGGACGCCGGACGCACCCTCATCCAGGTAATCGACAACGGATGCGGCATGTCGCCTATGGATGCCCGCATGGCCTTTGAGCGCCATGCCACATCGAAGATAGGCAATGCCGACGACCTTTTCGCATTGCACACGATGGGATTTCGCGGCGAGGCGCTTGCCTCGATATGCGCGGTAGCCGAGGTGGAGCTTAAGACAATGCGCCGCTCCGACCAGATAGGCACACGCATAGTAATCAGCGGCAGCAAGGTGGAGCTACAGGAGCCGGCAGTGACAGCTCCCGGCTCGACGATGACGGTAAAGAGACTGTTCTTCAATACGCCGGCCCGACGCAAATTCCTGAAAAGCGACCATGTGGAGATGTCCAACATCCTGCGTGAGTTCGAGCGCCTGGCGCTGGTCAATCCCAGTATCGAACTTGAGCTCAGCCACAATGACGTAATCGTGCACCAGTTGCTCAAATCGACATTCAAACAGCGCATCATCGACCTCTTCGGCAAATCGCTCGACAGACAGCTCGTACCGGTAGTGTCGGATACGTCGCTTGTAAAGATAAACGGGTTTGTGTCGCGCCCCGAAAACGCCCGACGCCGCGGCGCACTGCAATATTTCATGGTCAACGGTCGCAACATGCGCCATCCATACTTCCACAAGGCGGTGATGCAATGCTACGAGCAGCTTATCCCCGCCGACGAGCAGCCACAATACTTCATAAGTCTTGAGGTCGCCCCCGAGACGATAGATGTAAACATCCATCCGACGAAAAACGAAATAAAGTTTGAAAACGAGCAGCCGATATGGCAGATACTGACAGCTACCATCAGGGAGGGGCTGGGAAAGTTCAACGCCGTGCCGTCGATTGACTTCGACCAGACCAACGCGCCGGAGATACCGGTGTTTGACCCGAATGCCAACGGTGCCCACGGACTCGACCTCGACCCCGACTACAATCCCTTTGCCGGCAGTATTCCCCCGTCGGGAATGACCGATGCACAGGGAGGCACACCACTATCGGCTACTCCATCAGCAGCCGACTGGGAGAAACTGTATGCCGACTTCACAGCTCCCGGAAACGGAGCGGACACACACTACCGTGCGTCATCATCCGGCAACGGGAGAGTGGCCAGCAAGGGCTTCAACAGCATGAGGGACTTCGATATGCCGTCGCTGCAGGAGGGCCCGGACATGAAACTGCATGCAAGCGCGTTCAATGACCTGGGAGCCTCTCTGCCATCCTCAAGCAATGCCGACAAAGTGGCATCGATATTCAACAGCATGCGCCTTGAGGAAGCGTCGCAGCCAATCGACGAGGTTGCGGCAATCACGGCGTTGCAGATCAAGGGACGGTATATACTGACTCCATCCCACGACGGAGTGCTCGTAATCGACCAGCACCGCGCTCATGTGCGCATACTTTTTGACAGATATATGGAGCTTGCGGCCATGCAGGCATTCACATCTCAGCGGGTAATGTTTCCTGAAGTCATCGACATGTCGGCCTCCGACAGCGCTGTGCTTGAGGAAATCTGCGATGAACTCGCCACACTCGGATTTGACATGGCGTTTCTGGGCGGAAGTTCATGGAGTGTAAACGGACTCCCCTCGGTAATCGGCGACGCCAACCCGCGCAGTGTAGTAGAGCAACTCATAGCCACAGCTTCGGAGACAGGCAACGGCCTCGGCGACGACATGCGGAGCCGCATAGCCCTGTCAATGGCCCGCTCGGCGGCAATACGCCCCGGCCAAACGCTCACATCGTCGGAAATCGACCACCTGCTCAGCGACCTCTTCAAACTGCAATCACCGGCATATACACCCGACGGCAAGCGTGTGCTCGCCTCGCTCACTCTCGATGACATAGGCGCCATGCTGTAG
- a CDS encoding HAD family hydrolase, which translates to MTRKAIAVDLDGTLCLRNTFNIFLRQLVYAHRFRLLRLAELCAWIGARRLRLISHARMKRHILGRFCPPSPALVDSVVDTVWRHANPEVTALVDRCRREGYATILATAAPEAYASAIARRFGLEYCIATPQPDSGKAWGEARGCAKRDAVVRLAEEKSLVLDIAVSDHADDMPLLEAAATAILVELPVGNLRRI; encoded by the coding sequence ATGACCCGCAAAGCTATTGCTGTAGATCTCGACGGAACACTATGCCTCAGGAATACGTTCAACATATTCCTGAGGCAACTTGTATATGCGCATCGCTTCCGGCTGCTCCGGCTGGCGGAACTGTGCGCATGGATAGGCGCGCGCCGGCTTCGTCTCATAAGTCATGCGCGCATGAAGCGACACATCCTCGGGCGATTCTGTCCGCCGTCGCCGGCACTGGTCGACTCGGTAGTCGACACGGTATGGCGCCACGCCAATCCGGAAGTGACAGCACTCGTGGACAGATGCCGGCGCGAGGGATATGCCACCATACTCGCCACGGCCGCTCCCGAGGCGTATGCGTCAGCGATAGCGCGCCGGTTCGGACTTGAATACTGCATAGCCACGCCGCAGCCCGACAGTGGGAAAGCATGGGGAGAGGCACGCGGATGCGCCAAGCGCGACGCAGTAGTGCGACTGGCCGAGGAGAAGTCGCTTGTCCTTGACATTGCCGTAAGTGACCATGCCGATGACATGCCCCTGCTTGAGGCCGCCGCTACGGCGATATTGGTAGAACTGCCGGTAGGAAATCTGCGACGGATTTAA
- a CDS encoding phosphoribosyltransferase: MQVITLSPPLLDRACESMSEMVMDMLASAPDIVVGIQSGGAPIAESIAARIGIANIAYASATRPGSTVRSLMAPLLKRLPRGVNNVLRSAESRLLRHNPGGDRKVAFSISGEMVAMIAMAKAPVLLVVDDAVDSGKTLSEVVTRLKSMYPHARVVTAAVAVTTPDPIFRPDISLYADTLVRFPWSADYSSPAEAD; the protein is encoded by the coding sequence ATGCAGGTAATAACACTATCCCCGCCCCTTCTTGACCGGGCATGCGAAAGCATGTCGGAGATGGTCATGGACATGCTTGCCTCTGCACCGGATATCGTGGTCGGCATACAGTCGGGAGGAGCGCCGATAGCCGAATCGATAGCCGCAAGAATCGGCATAGCCAACATAGCCTATGCGAGCGCCACGCGCCCCGGAAGCACGGTGCGCTCGCTGATGGCCCCGCTGCTGAAGCGACTGCCACGCGGTGTCAACAATGTGCTCCGAAGCGCCGAGAGCCGACTGTTACGCCACAATCCCGGAGGCGACCGTAAAGTCGCATTCTCGATATCGGGCGAGATGGTGGCCATGATAGCCATGGCAAAGGCTCCCGTGCTGCTCGTGGTCGACGATGCTGTCGATTCGGGGAAGACTTTGTCGGAAGTGGTGACCCGCCTCAAAAGCATGTATCCCCACGCGCGTGTGGTGACAGCCGCGGTTGCCGTCACTACCCCCGACCCGATATTCCGGCCCGACATCAGCCTGTATGCCGACACTTTGGTAAGATTTCCATGGTCGGCCGACTATAGCAGCCCGGCGGAAGCCGACTGA